One Cupriavidus pauculus genomic window, GCTCGCCATCCTCGGCGATATCGGTCCCCACCTGCATAGGAGTCGGGCACTTGCAGACTATTTGCGGGAATCCAATCGTGGCAGCGCCGTTTGGTTTCTTGACAGTCTCACGGATCTGGAAACCCGACTCCTGGAGAAGTAGAAATGCGTAAGACATCGATTTTTGCGCTCCTGATCGTAAGTGGACTTCTTTCGACCGCGGCGTCGGCGCGGACGATATGCACGATCGTCGCCGATGCGTCGAAGAGCGGTGCCGTCCTTCAGAGTGGAGACTGCACCAGCCGGGTCACGCCGGCCTCCACCTTCAAGATCGCCATCAGCCTGATGGGTTTCGATGCAGGTGTCTTGCAGGACGAGCACACGCCGGCGTGGCCATATCAGCCGGGATATCCAGATTGGGGCGGCGATGCCTGGCGCCAATCCACCGACGCCAGCCGATGGATGCAGTATTCGGTAGTCTGGTTCTCACAGCGCGTGGCGCACCAGCTGGGAGAGGCAAAATTCCAACGCTATGCGCGCGACTTCGGCTATGGCAACCACGATGTGTCGGGGGAACCGGGCAAGCGCAATGGAATGGAGGGGGCCTGGATCAATTCATCGCTGCGCATATCGCCGTCGGAGCAGATTGTCTTCCTGCGCAGGCTGGTGAACCGGCAACTGCCCGTCAGCGCGCACGCGTATGAAATGACCGGCAGGATCACACTGATTGCGGCTGCACTGGACGGGTGGGAAATCCACGGCAAGACCGGTACGGGTTCACCGGGTTCGGATGGTCGCTACGATCCGGCACATGCCTATGGCTGGTTTGTGGGTTGGGCCATCAAGGGAGGCCAGAAACGCCTGTTCGCGCGCCTCATCCAGGATGACAAGCCTACTCAGCCCAACGCCGGACTGCGAGCCCGCGATAGCCTGCTGGCGGACTTTCCCGTACTGGTGGAGGCAATGGACGACAATCGCGCGAGTCGCCAGCGATGAGCGTCGGCCAGCGCAATGCACATATCGACGCGCTGCGCGGCGTGTCCATTCTGTTGGTGCTGTTCCATCATTTCAACATCGCTTATCCGCTCAAAGAAACGCTGCTGGCGACAGTCCTCGGTTGGCCCGTCGTGCACGCGATTGCCCGCAACGGCAACTACGGCGTGACCATCTTCTTCGTGATTTCCGGCTATCTGATGACGGCCAACACCTTGCGTCGATGGGGGCGGCTCGAAGCCATCGATGCAATCCGCTTCTACGCGCTGCGGATGGCGCGCATTTTGCCGTGTGTCCTCTTGCTGCTGGCGATCGTTACTAGCTTGGCAGCGCTCGGCGGGACACTCTTTCAGAACCGGGGATTTGGCGAGACACCGTTACCGATGTGGATGATCTGCCTGGCGAGCATCACGTTCTGGATGAACGTACTGATTGCGCAGCATGGCTGGGTGAATTATCCGCTGGGGGTGCTTTGGTCACTGTCCGTCGAGGGGGTGTTCTACCTGGTGTTTCCTCTTGTTTGCCTGATGTTCCGCAGCACACGTCGCATCTTCGCCTTCTGGTTGCTGTTCGTCGTGACGGGCCCCTTGTACCGCCTCGCGCATCAGGGGGATGAAGGCGGCTTTCTCTATTCTTACATGGCGTGCTTCGACGGAATCGCCATCGGCTGCTGTACGGCGATCCTGACTCAACGAGGCACGTATCGATGGATCTCGAAGGGCTGGCTGCAGGGCACGGTGATGCTGGCAATGGCGCTGCTATACCTGTGCTGGCCCATTGCGCGGAGCAATGTGCTGGGCGTGACGGGAATGGCGCTGGGGACGAGTTTCCTGCTAGCTGGCGCCTCGAGGCAAACTACATCGACGGGTAGTGCCGGTCGCCAATGCCTGACCTTTTGTGGTCGGCTCAGCTACGAGGTCTACTTGTTTCACTTGATCGTCTTGGGACTGATGCGCACCGCCATTCCGGCGAACACTGCCTCATCCGCCCTAAAGATGGGGCTTCTCGCGACGTACTTCGTTTGCTCTTTAGTGGTGGCGCACGTCGTAGCCAATTTATTTTCGCGCCCCTTTAGCAGGCTTGCATATGAATGACCACTTCTGGCCCCGATGACGGACGCCTCGCGGCGGGCTAGCGGCGGAAAGCTGTGAGCATAGCCCGTCCGTGGACGTCTCGGATCGGCCATGAGCCGCCATTGAAAGCCCGACCTCAAACTGTGTGCAATCTTTGAAAGAAGTACACTTAAGAGCGCCTTAGTGCCAATGGCAAGGGACCGGAGGATCCATAAAGGCTGGCGCCTGCATGGTTGCCTCTGGAGTCGGAGCAAAAGATTTGAACACACCCCAATTGCGACATTAGGAATAGCGCCTAGCGTCTGGAGAGATAATGATTCACCTATTGTTGAATTCTGAGGCTCCGCCGGTAGCGGAGATTGCTACAAGATTTGGTGGGCTTCCGTTGGTTCCCTCTGAGTCGCAGTTCCAATGGCCTTGCTGTTCAACTTGCAATGGGGCCATGCAATTTCTCGGCCAGATCGTTTTGCATGATGGCGATGCAACGCGTCTAGTACTTATATTCATGTGCCAGAATGACCCCGGACTATGCGAGGAATGGGATGCAAACGCCGGGGGAAATCACGCGACTGTCATGACGATTGAAGGCGAGATGCGCCTCGCCGATGCGCCACCTACAGGCGTAGTCCAACTGGATACGGTTTACGGAGCGCGAGTTGAAGTTCTCGAGGCCGCTGACTACGACAGCGCACGGCAACGGTGGCAAGACACCAACCCAAATCAACAGCGACAAATTCTAGGTCAGATTGAGGGGCAACCGTTATGGCTTCAGGCGGATGAATCACCAGTCTGCGATGCGTGCGGAGACGCAATGTCGTTCTTGGCCCAACTTGAAGAGGGGCCGGACTATAGAACTTCCATGAACTTCGGTGGTGGAGGCTGCGCGTATGTGTTCCGATGCCACTGTAGCCGACAAGGTGCAAAGCTGCTGTGGCAGTGCTGATGAGCATGGCCAGCCAGTCTGCTTCTTGGTCAAACGAGCGACTCTTGGCGATCGTCACTATTCGGCAGAAGGGATATCGGGCAGTTCTCTTTCACGGTCGTTCCGCCGTGCGCTGTTCAAATGTTGAGACGATACAGTCTACAGCCCGCCGCGGAGCGGCCGAAGTTCCCCGTATGCTTACCGCTACCGTTCTCCCCTACAATGCCTCTCATTCCATCAAGGCGACCGGGAGACGACAATGGGCTGGTCTGACGCAGCGATTATCTTTGCAACGCTTTTCGGCCCCGTCTTTGCAATCCAAGTTCAGAAGTTCATAGAGCGCCGGGGAGCCAAGCGAGGCAAGCAAGAACAGATTTTCTTTACCCTCATGGCTACCCGTGCCGTCCCTACCTCTCCGGGACACGTAGAGGCACTTAATGCCATCCCCATTATGTTCTATGACCGCAATGTCCGTAGAACATCCAAAGAGGGGCGAGCGCTGGAAAAGATCAACTCCGGCTGGCGACGCCTACTGCATCATTTCAATGACCGGGCCAATTACGCCGACGACCAAGGACGCGAATGGGAGCGAGATAGAATCGCTAATGAGGTCCGCCTATTGAAAGACATGGGCGATTATCTAGGGTTCAATTTTGAAGAATTGGAGTTAGAGAATCAGCATTATTTTCCCGTGGGACAAGGCAGTCTGATAGAGGATCAAGAGGTAATCCGGCGTGGGCTGGCGACTGTCCTAAGTGGAAAATCAGGTTTCCCGGTGTTTATTACCGGTG contains:
- the blaOXA gene encoding class D beta-lactamase encodes the protein MRKTSIFALLIVSGLLSTAASARTICTIVADASKSGAVLQSGDCTSRVTPASTFKIAISLMGFDAGVLQDEHTPAWPYQPGYPDWGGDAWRQSTDASRWMQYSVVWFSQRVAHQLGEAKFQRYARDFGYGNHDVSGEPGKRNGMEGAWINSSLRISPSEQIVFLRRLVNRQLPVSAHAYEMTGRITLIAAALDGWEIHGKTGTGSPGSDGRYDPAHAYGWFVGWAIKGGQKRLFARLIQDDKPTQPNAGLRARDSLLADFPVLVEAMDDNRASRQR
- a CDS encoding acyltransferase family protein; this translates as MSVGQRNAHIDALRGVSILLVLFHHFNIAYPLKETLLATVLGWPVVHAIARNGNYGVTIFFVISGYLMTANTLRRWGRLEAIDAIRFYALRMARILPCVLLLLAIVTSLAALGGTLFQNRGFGETPLPMWMICLASITFWMNVLIAQHGWVNYPLGVLWSLSVEGVFYLVFPLVCLMFRSTRRIFAFWLLFVVTGPLYRLAHQGDEGGFLYSYMACFDGIAIGCCTAILTQRGTYRWISKGWLQGTVMLAMALLYLCWPIARSNVLGVTGMALGTSFLLAGASRQTTSTGSAGRQCLTFCGRLSYEVYLFHLIVLGLMRTAIPANTASSALKMGLLATYFVCSLVVAHVVANLFSRPFSRLAYE
- a CDS encoding DUF6680 family protein; translated protein: MGWSDAAIIFATLFGPVFAIQVQKFIERRGAKRGKQEQIFFTLMATRAVPTSPGHVEALNAIPIMFYDRNVRRTSKEGRALEKINSGWRRLLHHFNDRANYADDQGREWERDRIANEVRLLKDMGDYLGFNFEELELENQHYFPVGQGSLIEDQEVIRRGLATVLSGKSGFPVFITGAAAPPPQTAPTESAPVPATAPANDAPVPNVDGADSGNRPAA